From Solwaraspora sp. WMMD1047, the proteins below share one genomic window:
- a CDS encoding SDR family oxidoreductase, whose amino-acid sequence MTEPTTGRVALITGVSRRIGIGAAIARRFAAAGYRLSLTGLPAYDAAQPYGGDPDGVPGLLAELGPDAVHRAADLTAPAAPGELVAETVRRFGRLDAVVAAHAYSTRTELGGLTADEIDRHLVVNVRATMLLAEAFAAAFTAPAGGRLVLFSSGQRLGPMPAELAYAASKAALENLTRQLAPVLAPNGITVNCVNPGPTDTGYATPEAAAVVAGMFPGGAWGTPDDAARLVEWLCSADARWITGQVIDSEGGFNRYA is encoded by the coding sequence ATGACAGAGCCCACGACCGGCCGGGTCGCCCTGATCACCGGCGTGAGCCGCCGGATCGGGATCGGCGCGGCGATCGCCCGCCGGTTCGCCGCGGCCGGCTACCGGCTGTCGCTGACCGGGCTGCCGGCGTACGACGCCGCGCAGCCCTACGGCGGCGACCCGGACGGGGTGCCGGGGCTGCTGGCCGAGCTGGGTCCGGACGCCGTCCACCGGGCCGCCGACCTGACCGCACCCGCCGCGCCGGGCGAGCTGGTCGCCGAGACGGTACGCCGGTTCGGCCGGCTGGACGCGGTGGTGGCCGCGCACGCGTACTCGACCCGCACCGAGCTGGGCGGGTTGACCGCCGACGAGATCGACCGGCACCTGGTCGTGAACGTGCGGGCCACGATGCTGCTGGCGGAGGCGTTCGCCGCCGCGTTCACGGCCCCGGCAGGCGGGCGGCTGGTGCTGTTCAGCAGCGGTCAGCGGCTCGGCCCGATGCCCGCCGAGCTGGCGTACGCGGCGAGCAAGGCCGCCCTGGAGAACCTGACCCGGCAGCTCGCGCCGGTACTGGCGCCCAACGGCATCACCGTCAACTGCGTGAATCCCGGACCGACCGACACCGGGTACGCGACACCCGAGGCGGCGGCCGTGGTGGCCGGAATGTTCCCGGGCGGGGCGTGGGGCACCCCGGACGACGCCGCCCGGCTGGTCGAGTGGCTCTGCTCGGCCGACGCCCGCTGGATCACCGGCCAGGTCATCGACTCCGAGGGCGGCTTCAACCGTTACGCCTGA
- a CDS encoding STM4012 family radical SAM protein, whose product MSRLAGSPYQDYLYAYPHKTAYRPLRPRPALREVWAGERSDALFLYLHLPFCEHRCGFCNLFTRANPPAEQVGAYLAQLARQADRVADALGAGANYARVAIGGGTPTFLTAGELSDLFDLVARFGARLGSVPMAVETSPATATADRIAVLAERGTSRVSIGVQSFVDAEARAVGRPQRRAEVEAALATIRSYPLPVLNLDLIYGIPGQTERSWRASLAAALHWRPEELFLYPLYVRPLTGLRRRATGGSSSGGRDPEWDAQRLALYRIGRESLLAAGYRQLSLRHFRRAGPGLDVDPAPEYSCQDDGMVGLGCGARSYTAGLHYSFDYAVGVRQVRAIIDDYLRRPAGDFEVAEVGFRLDDTERRRRWLVTSLLRAEGFRPADYRDRFGTPVEEDFPELAELTGRGWLDAGPGLLRLTETGLERSDAIGPWLVSGPVHAAMAGYAAR is encoded by the coding sequence GTGAGCCGGCTGGCCGGCTCGCCGTACCAGGACTACCTGTACGCCTACCCGCACAAGACGGCGTACCGGCCGTTGCGGCCCCGGCCCGCGCTGCGGGAGGTCTGGGCGGGGGAGCGGTCCGACGCCCTCTTTCTCTACCTGCACCTGCCCTTCTGCGAGCATCGGTGCGGTTTCTGCAACCTGTTCACCAGGGCCAATCCGCCGGCTGAGCAGGTTGGCGCGTACCTCGCCCAGCTTGCCCGGCAGGCCGACCGGGTCGCCGACGCCCTCGGCGCCGGGGCGAACTACGCCCGGGTGGCGATCGGCGGCGGCACCCCGACCTTCCTGACCGCCGGCGAGCTGTCCGACCTGTTCGACCTGGTGGCCCGGTTCGGCGCCCGACTCGGCTCGGTGCCGATGGCGGTGGAGACGTCACCGGCGACCGCCACCGCGGACCGGATCGCCGTGCTGGCGGAGCGGGGCACCAGCCGGGTCAGCATCGGGGTGCAGAGCTTCGTCGACGCGGAGGCGCGGGCGGTGGGCCGGCCGCAGCGGCGGGCCGAGGTGGAGGCGGCGCTGGCGACGATCCGGTCGTACCCGCTGCCGGTGCTCAACCTCGACCTGATCTACGGCATCCCCGGCCAGACCGAACGGAGCTGGCGGGCGTCGTTGGCGGCGGCCCTGCACTGGCGGCCGGAGGAGCTGTTCCTCTACCCCCTCTACGTCCGGCCGCTGACCGGCCTGCGCCGTCGTGCCACCGGCGGCAGCTCCAGCGGGGGGCGGGACCCCGAGTGGGACGCGCAGCGACTGGCGCTCTACCGGATCGGTCGGGAGTCGCTGTTGGCGGCCGGCTACCGGCAGCTCTCCCTGCGGCACTTCCGCCGGGCCGGGCCGGGCCTCGACGTCGACCCGGCCCCCGAGTACTCGTGCCAGGACGACGGGATGGTCGGGCTCGGCTGCGGCGCCCGCTCCTACACCGCCGGCCTGCACTACTCGTTCGACTACGCGGTCGGGGTCCGGCAGGTGCGGGCGATCATCGACGACTACCTGCGCCGGCCGGCCGGCGACTTCGAGGTCGCCGAGGTCGGGTTCCGGCTCGACGACACGGAGCGGCGCCGCCGCTGGCTGGTGACGTCGTTGCTGCGGGCCGAGGGGTTCCGGCCGGCGGACTACCGGGACCGGTTCGGCACCCCGGTCGAGGAGGACTTCCCCGAGCTGGCCGAGCTGACCGGCCGCGGTTGGCTCGACGCCGGCCCGGGCCTGCTGCGGCTCACCGAGACCGGGCTGGAACGCTCCGACGCGATCGGTCCGTGGCTGGTCTCCGGCCCGGTCCACGCCGCGATGGCCGGGTACGCCGCCCGGTGA
- a CDS encoding STM4014 family protein: MTGHGGRPLLVVGNPANRRVAMLRAAADRVGVPASVLPWRELAAGPVRVPDGAVVRVDSPGEDAEVDRLLRGADRPADPGEIIGAAAWYAGLRAALGRLTEAVRTAGGTLVNAPDDILTMFDKPTCHRRLDRAGVPVPPALPAPPADWPELLAALRAAGWARVFVKPAHGSSASGVLALQIGSTRVRATTSVELAGDGRLFNSLRVRHYTDERSVAAIVDRLAPDRLHVERWFPKATLADRVVDLRVLVVAGVPGHVVVRAARQPLTNLHLGSARGDLAAVRAGFGAAGWAAVLDTCVRAAGCFPGSLHAGVDLLPGSRWRRHMVAEVNAFGDLLPGVYDAAGRNSYAAQLHALRTGGFDRWRATGLDGRAA; encoded by the coding sequence ATGACCGGCCACGGCGGTCGGCCGCTGCTGGTGGTCGGTAACCCCGCGAACCGCCGGGTGGCGATGCTGCGCGCCGCGGCCGACCGGGTCGGGGTGCCGGCGTCGGTGCTGCCCTGGCGGGAGCTCGCGGCCGGGCCGGTCCGGGTGCCCGACGGCGCGGTCGTTCGGGTCGACTCGCCGGGCGAGGACGCCGAGGTCGACCGCCTGCTGCGGGGAGCCGACCGACCCGCCGACCCGGGCGAGATCATCGGCGCGGCGGCCTGGTACGCCGGGTTGCGCGCCGCGCTGGGCCGGCTCACCGAGGCGGTACGCACCGCCGGCGGCACCCTGGTCAACGCGCCCGACGACATCCTCACCATGTTCGACAAGCCCACCTGTCACCGCCGGCTGGACCGGGCCGGGGTGCCGGTGCCGCCGGCGCTGCCGGCCCCGCCGGCGGACTGGCCGGAGCTGCTGGCCGCCCTGCGCGCCGCCGGCTGGGCGCGGGTCTTCGTCAAGCCCGCGCACGGCTCGTCCGCGTCCGGCGTCCTCGCGTTGCAGATCGGCTCGACCCGGGTCCGCGCGACCACCTCGGTCGAGCTGGCCGGCGACGGCCGGCTGTTCAACTCGCTGCGGGTGCGGCACTACACCGACGAGCGGTCGGTGGCGGCGATCGTGGACCGGCTCGCCCCGGACCGGCTGCACGTGGAGCGCTGGTTTCCAAAGGCGACGCTTGCGGATCGGGTGGTCGACCTGCGGGTGCTCGTGGTGGCGGGGGTGCCCGGCCACGTCGTGGTGCGCGCCGCCCGGCAGCCGCTGACGAACCTGCACCTGGGCAGCGCGCGGGGTGATCTCGCGGCGGTGCGGGCCGGCTTCGGCGCGGCCGGCTGGGCGGCTGTCCTGGACACCTGCGTACGCGCCGCCGGTTGCTTCCCCGGCAGTCTGCACGCCGGGGTCGACCTGTTGCCGGGCAGCCGATGGCGGCGACATATGGTGGCCGAGGTGAACGCGTTCGGCGATCTGCTCCCCGGCGTGTACGACGCCGCCGGACGGAACAGCTACGCGGCCCAGCTGCACGCCCTGCGGACCGGGGGATTCGACCGGTGGCGGGCGACGGGCCTCGACGGGAGGGCGGCATGA
- a CDS encoding STM4015 family protein, with translation MTISQSRTEFAGLPVVDFDPAVPAPTPAGAAAWRLSLDYDSTAEEFAGLVESFLAAVDPAQVAALVVGQWGEEYETPAPIELLAGLAPRLTGLRALFLGEMTFDECEISWIMQGDVTPLLSAYPGLEILWVRGATELALRPVRHAALREFAIEAGGLPAAVVRAVGGCDLPALEWLELWLGTDDYGGDAGVDDLAEILAGGRLPALRRLGLRNAQIADEVAAALATAPVVARLDVLDLSLGTLSDAGAAALLAGQPLGHLRRLVLDHHYIGAELAARLVAELPDVAVYLADREEAEDGRRYVAVSE, from the coding sequence ATGACGATCAGCCAGTCCCGCACCGAGTTCGCCGGCCTGCCGGTGGTCGACTTCGACCCGGCGGTGCCCGCGCCCACCCCGGCCGGTGCGGCCGCCTGGCGGTTGAGCCTGGACTACGACTCGACGGCCGAGGAGTTCGCCGGTCTGGTCGAGAGCTTCCTCGCCGCCGTCGACCCGGCCCAGGTCGCCGCGCTCGTCGTCGGGCAGTGGGGCGAGGAGTACGAGACGCCGGCCCCGATCGAGCTGCTGGCCGGGCTCGCCCCCCGGCTGACCGGCCTGCGGGCGCTCTTCCTCGGCGAGATGACCTTCGACGAGTGTGAGATCTCCTGGATCATGCAGGGCGACGTGACGCCGCTGCTGTCCGCGTACCCGGGATTGGAGATCTTGTGGGTGCGCGGCGCCACGGAGCTGGCGTTGCGGCCGGTCCGGCACGCGGCGCTGCGGGAGTTCGCGATCGAGGCCGGCGGTCTGCCGGCGGCCGTGGTGCGGGCGGTCGGCGGCTGCGACCTGCCGGCGCTGGAGTGGCTGGAACTCTGGCTGGGCACCGACGACTACGGCGGCGACGCGGGCGTCGACGACCTGGCGGAGATCCTGGCCGGCGGGCGGCTGCCGGCGCTGCGCCGGCTCGGGCTGCGCAACGCCCAGATCGCCGACGAGGTGGCCGCCGCGCTCGCGACCGCGCCGGTGGTCGCCCGGCTGGACGTCCTCGACCTCTCCCTGGGCACCCTCTCCGATGCCGGCGCGGCGGCGCTGCTGGCCGGGCAGCCGCTGGGCCACCTGCGCCGGCTGGTGTTGGACCACCACTACATCGGCGCCGAGCTGGCGGCCCGACTGGTCGCCGAGCTGCCGGATGTCGCGGTCTACCTCGCCGACCGGGAGGAGGCCGAGGACGGGCGGCGCTACGTGGCCGTCTCCGAATGA
- a CDS encoding STM4013/SEN3800 family hydrolase gives MKDLIGSHDLLLVTLDTLRYDVAEELARTGRTPNLARALPGGQWERRHSPASFTYAAHQAFFSGFLPTPTGPGPHPRLYAATFPGSESTAGDTWVFDAPDVVTALAAAGYHTICVGGVGFFNRKPPLGAVLPALFTESHWEPEFGVAAPGCFQAQLDRIATVVPAVPAEQPMFLFVNVAAMHQPNRHYLPGADRDSRESHAAALEYVDRHIGRLFALVSSRDRPCLVVICSDHGTAYGEDGHSGHRLGHEVVWTVPYAQFVLPPGEWGKPGDWE, from the coding sequence ATGAAAGATCTGATCGGCAGCCACGACCTGCTTCTGGTCACCCTCGACACACTCCGCTACGACGTGGCCGAGGAGTTGGCGCGGACCGGGCGGACCCCGAATCTCGCCCGGGCCCTGCCGGGCGGCCAGTGGGAGCGCCGGCACAGCCCGGCCAGCTTCACCTACGCCGCCCACCAGGCCTTCTTCTCCGGCTTCCTGCCCACCCCGACCGGCCCGGGGCCGCATCCGAGGCTCTACGCGGCGACCTTCCCCGGCAGCGAGAGCACGGCCGGTGACACCTGGGTCTTCGACGCCCCCGACGTGGTGACCGCGCTGGCCGCCGCCGGCTACCACACCATCTGCGTCGGCGGCGTCGGCTTCTTCAACCGCAAGCCACCGCTCGGCGCGGTCCTGCCGGCGTTGTTCACCGAGTCGCACTGGGAACCCGAGTTCGGGGTCGCCGCCCCGGGCTGCTTCCAGGCGCAGCTCGACCGGATCGCCACGGTGGTGCCGGCCGTGCCGGCCGAGCAGCCGATGTTCCTCTTCGTGAACGTGGCGGCGATGCACCAGCCGAACCGGCACTACCTGCCGGGCGCCGACCGGGACAGCCGGGAGAGCCACGCCGCCGCGCTGGAGTACGTCGACCGGCACATCGGACGGCTTTTCGCGCTGGTCAGCTCGCGGGACCGGCCGTGCCTGGTGGTGATCTGCTCGGACCACGGCACCGCCTACGGCGAGGACGGCCACAGTGGACATCGACTCGGCCACGAGGTGGTGTGGACGGTGCCGTACGCGCAGTTCGTCCTGCCGCCGGGCGAGTGGGGGAAGCCAGGGGACTGGGAGTGA
- a CDS encoding STM4011 family radical SAM protein, producing the protein MNLAILYRGPLASCNYDCPYCPFAKRRDGRAELAADRAALDRFTDWATRNPDGDRLSILFTPWGEGLSRSWYRSALTRLSRLAHVERVAIQTNLAGQLGWLAEADRSTVALWATYHPGQVRRETFLRRCDRLLGLGVRFSVGVVGLPDHLAEARAIRAALPDEVYLWVNAADGRRYPADEEAAWTALDPHFGYSVRPHLTAGASCRTGESVLSVLGDGTVRRCHFVPTPIGNLYDGSYRAGLRPRPCPNAVCDCHIGYVHLRTLPLYQVFAGGTLERIPANWPGAADFSGRDPARRTGGPEPAGPAGPSTGPQWTTAG; encoded by the coding sequence GTGAACCTCGCCATCCTCTACCGGGGGCCGCTGGCCAGCTGCAACTACGACTGCCCGTACTGCCCGTTCGCCAAGCGCCGGGACGGTCGGGCCGAGCTGGCCGCGGACCGGGCCGCGCTGGACCGCTTCACCGACTGGGCGACCCGCAACCCGGACGGCGACCGGCTGTCGATCCTGTTCACGCCGTGGGGCGAGGGGCTGTCCCGGAGCTGGTACCGGTCGGCCCTGACCCGGCTGTCGCGGCTGGCGCACGTCGAGCGGGTGGCCATCCAGACGAACCTGGCCGGTCAGCTCGGTTGGCTGGCCGAGGCGGACCGCTCGACGGTGGCGCTCTGGGCGACGTACCACCCGGGTCAGGTGCGCCGGGAGACCTTCCTGCGCCGGTGCGACCGGCTGCTCGGGCTGGGGGTGCGGTTCTCGGTCGGCGTGGTCGGCCTGCCGGACCACCTCGCCGAGGCCCGGGCGATCCGGGCCGCGCTCCCCGACGAGGTGTACCTCTGGGTCAACGCGGCCGATGGCCGGCGTTATCCGGCCGACGAGGAGGCGGCCTGGACGGCACTGGATCCGCACTTCGGCTACAGCGTGCGGCCGCACCTGACCGCCGGGGCGTCCTGCCGGACGGGGGAGAGCGTGCTCTCGGTGCTTGGCGACGGCACGGTGCGCCGCTGCCATTTCGTACCGACCCCGATCGGCAACCTCTACGACGGGTCGTACCGGGCCGGCCTGCGGCCCCGGCCGTGCCCGAACGCGGTCTGCGACTGCCACATCGGCTACGTTCACCTGCGCACGCTGCCGCTCTATCAGGTCTTCGCGGGCGGCACCCTGGAGCGGATCCCCGCGAACTGGCCCGGTGCCGCGGACTTCTCCGGCCGTGACCCGGCCCGCCGGACCGGCGGCCCCGAGCCCGCCGGTCCGGCCGGACCTTCAACGGGTCCGCAGTGGACTACGGCAGGCTAG
- a CDS encoding antibiotic biosynthesis monooxygenase family protein, with translation MVLEVALIDVRAGHEDEFAAAYAKGHPVLAGTPGCRSVRMTRGVESPSRFVLLVEWDSVAAHEENFRNTERFTAWRELIGPYFAAAPVVEHFTDVPVG, from the coding sequence ATGGTTCTTGAGGTGGCGTTGATCGACGTACGGGCCGGTCATGAGGACGAGTTCGCGGCCGCGTACGCCAAAGGGCACCCGGTGCTGGCCGGCACGCCCGGTTGCCGGTCGGTCCGGATGACCCGTGGGGTCGAGTCGCCGTCCCGGTTCGTGCTGCTGGTCGAGTGGGATTCCGTCGCCGCGCACGAGGAGAACTTCCGCAACACCGAGCGTTTCACCGCCTGGCGCGAGCTGATCGGCCCGTACTTCGCCGCCGCCCCGGTGGTCGAACACTTCACCGACGTACCCGTCGGCTGA
- a CDS encoding GNAT family N-acetyltransferase has translation MRLESTVGADSQLAWRPLTGGDLTGGDPAGGEPAGLVALAGRCRAADGGMPLITSPSFLAGRFAAADGVGWGATDRTGALVAAGAVRSVQSRVRRAVFTGLVDPAHRGRGVGAALLDWGLAIAGGLGGRVAVETESLTGAATALYTSRGLRQTFAEDVLRRDLAAVPGVGADPTVPGVGADPTVPGAGADPTVPGAGVDPTVPAGISLRAWPTVPARRFFETYRAAFRDRPGFPGWSERKWVEWTADDAEFRPEWSLLAVDDRYGDVGFVTCADGWIVQVGVRPDRRGHGLGAVLVAEALRRMRAAGATEALLDVNVDNPAGRLYRRLGFVEIGRRARFEPPAS, from the coding sequence ATGCGACTCGAATCGACTGTCGGGGCGGATTCGCAGCTCGCCTGGCGCCCACTGACCGGCGGTGACCTGACCGGCGGTGATCCGGCCGGCGGTGAACCGGCCGGCCTGGTCGCGCTCGCCGGCCGGTGCCGGGCCGCCGACGGCGGCATGCCGCTGATCACCTCGCCGTCGTTCCTGGCCGGCCGGTTCGCCGCCGCCGACGGTGTCGGGTGGGGCGCGACCGACCGGACGGGCGCGCTGGTCGCCGCCGGCGCGGTCCGGAGCGTCCAGAGCCGGGTACGCCGGGCCGTCTTCACCGGGCTGGTCGACCCCGCCCACCGCGGGCGCGGCGTCGGGGCCGCCCTGCTCGACTGGGGACTGGCGATCGCCGGTGGCCTGGGCGGCCGGGTGGCGGTGGAGACCGAGTCGCTCACCGGCGCGGCGACCGCGCTCTACACCAGCCGGGGACTGCGGCAGACCTTCGCCGAGGACGTGCTACGCCGCGACCTGGCCGCAGTGCCGGGCGTCGGCGCCGACCCGACGGTGCCGGGCGTCGGCGCCGACCCGACGGTGCCGGGCGCCGGCGCCGACCCGACGGTGCCGGGCGCCGGGGTCGACCCGACGGTGCCGGCGGGCATCAGCCTGCGCGCCTGGCCGACGGTGCCGGCCCGGCGGTTCTTCGAAACCTACCGGGCCGCGTTCCGGGACCGGCCCGGATTCCCCGGCTGGTCGGAACGGAAATGGGTGGAGTGGACGGCCGACGACGCGGAGTTCCGACCCGAGTGGTCCCTGCTGGCCGTCGACGACCGGTACGGCGACGTCGGCTTCGTCACCTGCGCCGACGGGTGGATCGTGCAGGTCGGCGTCCGGCCGGACCGGCGCGGCCACGGTCTCGGGGCGGTGCTGGTGGCCGAGGCGCTGCGGCGGATGCGGGCGGCCGGCGCCACCGAGGCGCTGCTCGACGTCAACGTGGACAACCCGGCGGGGCGTCTCTACCGGCGACTCGGCTTCGTCGAGATCGGACGGCGGGCCCGGTTCGAGCCGCCGGCATCCTGA